The Magallana gigas chromosome 6, xbMagGiga1.1, whole genome shotgun sequence genome includes the window agaaaaaatccaaatattttcactttaaaggggcatggtcacaattttagcgaaaaattattttttcgattttaatgtttacaatgcttcattaaggcatttttaataggcaaccaaaatttgattgtcatttgttgagttataagcgagttacagagcttacagttcttcgctatgtaaacaaagcttttgtttacattttgaatgttgaagtgaaaattccagttttagacctcaaatgaatgtgttaatcgttagtaactgtttatttatgctttaaatgaataaaaagatagacaaatcagcttgaaatttttttttactggtatattcaACCTATGTAAAAACAGGGCACAAACCTAATATAAttaattgtttacatgacgaagaattgtgagccctgtaccTTGCTTAAAACTCCTCGACTGGcatccaaatttcatttgatcattagaaatgcattcctaaagcattgtaaataataaatacagaaaaataaaatttgaccaaaatcgtgaccatgcccctttaaaattaattttcttggtAATACTGTGTATCTTTctacagagctcttcttttaaaaagattaaaatgctttaaaagtGGCTGCTGCCATCGAGCCACCTTAAACAAGGGAATGATGATGTTTCATTATATATTGCAGACGCCATGTTTTTGGCCATCGAGGTGTGGAGAACCAGAGAACACAGATTATGGTTTGTGTCTCTTTTCATCATACGAATAGCCTaggatgttttgtttttttggtcaGATAAAGGGTATTTCCATTATAGtttttatgaatataatatgtttaagtAGAGAACCTTTTTCTATTGACTATAACGTCGTAATAGTCAGTGTTGCTGCTGccattatatttcatatatgagTTTTCTCCTTAACATTTTGATGAAAAAGCATTTCtactttttcaataaaacataaataatgaaaattgacattGAAAGCTGCTGACATAtctttttcaatataaatattagtaaatcattgattgaaatagtttgaatgaatttaagaAATATGCCAAGTTTTTATAACATCACTTAAATCCTCTCTGTCCATCATAAACTTCTGAGTGTGATTTGGTTATGTGGGAAACTATGTAGGGCTGTAAGCTGTACagactgaaaaataaaaatttaggtTGATTGCCTATGTACTTTGTAAGTAAATCAATGCTTGGGAATTGTGACAGACATGTTGGAATAGCTGCTCCATTAACTTTTGATTCTTTTGCAGCCGTATACTTATGCAAGAGAACAATGCAAAACAAACAGAGACTGGAACTTGCAGACTATGAGGCCGAGAACTTGGCAAGACTTCAGAAGATGTTCTCTAGAAAATGGGAGTTCATATATATGCAAGCAGAGGCACAGGCTAAGTAAGCAATCTCAAAGCTTGCGTGGGTGTTTTAGTAAATGAAGGTGGCAATTGGTCAGAGAGTCTTTTGTACTCTACGCTTAGATTTTGATAGCCGATGTCTATGGTTGATGGAGCCAAATTGGTCTTGCACAATTGTGAATGTGTCTTCTGTTCTTTCTGTCATGGTTCAGTATAGTTGATTAGTTTGACTGTTGAAGACTTAGTAAACAGGTtaacaaatgtatattttaacaaatttgcaCTCTTCTGGGAACAATGCAACCAAGAATAggatttatgaatattttatttgaagcaTTGTtgctttataaataatattagtTTGAAAATTAGTGCCATAAATGTTGTTTGATTCACTAGTCATATTATGTATACTTGTTGACTTTAATTGAGTCACGACTTCTATTTGTGTTCCTTCTACAGCTTGTAATTAGCTTACAGTTCTTGCTGGGAGTGCTTATCATGcataataaaactaaaaatgaAAGAACTAAGACCTGTTTTTAATTAttggaaaaacaaaacaagagggcTTTAAACCAATAATTAAACCATAAATATTAAGTGTGATACCTGATATATGAAGGGGTTGTAAATAGCCTAGAATGATTACCTTTGGGCCCCAATAGTATTGTCATATCATGGGGTTGCAAAAGGGGATGCCTTTCATCAAATGATctttatttttacataggacTACATGTTGGAGAATGTAATCTTGTTTGATTTACAGCAGACAAATAAATGACCAAGTGCTGATTTATTCTTACAGATATAAGACAAACTATTTTACTGCCTGCTTTTTGAGAGTGCATTGATCTCTCTCTTATCCttaaactatattttttcaaaggtaTAGAAGTTCACAAATCTTGTTGACATTTTTACTTAAATTATTTGTACTGTCTGAGTATACAATCTTTCAcagtttgcaaaaaaaaaaagattttcttttaGAAACCTTGCAATATATTGTTCATTGCAATCATCCAGTTTTCTGCTGAATTGTCTTTCTCAACATTGTCTATCAAATATTACTAGTACAACTGATTTCTTTAGaatttttgcatgaaaaaaaaaataaacaagcaaattcattctataattatacacattatgCTATGGAAAACTACTTCGAAAACGCATTCTTCTTGTGAAGAAACATGgtacgtacatgtaaatacccTAAGATTTgctcaaaaacatttttgtgaCAATCATACTTCTCTTTTATAACCTCACCAAGGTAATTGTATTGTTACTAGCATACAGTTTATTGTGAAATTTCTGTTTATAACTATGATTTTGAAGTCAGAAAATGGATTATAAAGTATTAAGTCCTTATGAGCTAGATACCGGCATAGTGGTTCATTTATCCAATTATTAATCAACTATCAACAATCAACAATTAATTTCgaatgaaatcattttatggtctatttaaacatgtttgatTAATATGgccatttttttcaacaatgaaattgaattactCTTCACGCAACCATTTTAGATCaaccccaaaaaaaattaagtatgtGTTTCTaaagaatatgattttttttttgttcacacAGGGTGGATAAAAAGCGAGACAAGCTAGAAAGGAAAGTGTTGGACAGCCAGGAGCGGGCTTTTTGGGATGTCCACAGGCCTGTGGTAGGTCTATACAGCTGGTATATTCATTACAGGAATTTACATAGAAATggtttttatacaataaatcaaGACccaccccctccaaaaaaattgaaaatgcttTTAGACTAAAGAGCACAATGCACCAAAGCAGTTTCATGATaagaatagaaattgtaaaaaacaaattagATTATATGATCTCAAGGGTGtacaattataatttataaaatctcTATTTTGTCAAACAGATTTCTTTTAAccttattatttaattttaacatcCCATTGGTGTTGTTAATTAATAGAGGGTgtaataaatgcatataatttACTAGCTAATGCAATAATGTGTGTATAATCAAGGCtttagtaaaataaatgaaatggatGATTGCgttttgttgatattatttgataaaaaaaaaatttacgcctctttttgtgtttttagcCAGGATGTGTTAATACCACAGAGGTAGACATTAAGAAGGCGTGTCGAATGAATCGACACCCCAAGATGACTCGCGTAAGTAGCATGGTAAGTGCATGGTTCGGCCGAGCTGTCCTGACTGCAGACTGAGGCATGACTACTTCAGTAGTTCTGGTAtagataaacatttatttgtagcATTTCTACATGTCATAATGGTCACTCTTACAAAGCGCAAAGTTCTGTAACTTTTTTTCATGGAAAGGTGCCATATTTAGGTGTACTATTTTAAGATTAACACACTTTTAGaggaaattgttaaaaaaaaattcaatttgatttttttgatttttcttaattGCTACAGTATTTCTTAAATGACGGTATTTATTATTTAGGAACTTAAGAACATGTAGTCAAAATTTTGCTAGATGCAAGAAcatgtattcaaaatatatgtacaagacAGCATATTAGCACAGATCATCAAAACATGTTGAAATGCaaacttagaaatattttttgctgAGAAAATCTTAAATGTTGCTGTTATTTCAATAATATCTGACATTTTGAAACTCTTTTTcctcatatattttattttgaaaggacttttttttctttattattttacttgatgttgatttgtaattttcatgatcactttttttttgttgattaattATTTTGCCAATCTTAATTCTCTTGCTGTTTTCTGGAATGTTGAATTTGAGATAAAGCTTGAGCATTCTTGTTTAATTTGTCACgcactttttctttcaaaaaatgagAGCTTTATGTTTCGATCCTTTCATTTTTTCCCAGTGGAATTGGTTAATGAATATTGTTCAAAATTCTCCTCTGTCTACAATTTTCTTGTTTCGACCATTATAGTTTTTTATGCTGCAAGTCTATATGCATGTTTAAAGGTAAATTGAATAAAACCTTCttattctgaatttttttaattttgaaaggtTTGAAGTATGATACTAACGATTTAATCTCAAACAGCTTTTATATGAAATGTATTACTGTGGAACCATTTAGATTCAAGGATGGCCAATTTTCTAGGATTgcctttgggtttttttttacaagtttgtGGAGATAATATCATAAGTTCATTTGtatgaataataaatatattgatataattttataattcctTGAGGATTTAAAGTTCATGGTTGAGGGTTACTCGCAAAGTTTTCTGAAAATATGGCCAACAGGAATTATATTGATATCACAGTATCACAGTGTACGTTCTATGTAAATTGATAGATAAAtgtgaatgtcttttttttcagCCAAATTACGCTGTTCCAGGGGGCAGACTCAGTCCTAGCATATCTGAGTCTGATTTATTTAATCCGTGTGACAATATACGACATGATGTGAGTTCATTTCAGTAAAAACAGTACCATTTATTGAAAGgagaataaaattttatttttgtcttcAAATACAATAAAAGTAGATATGGTTTTGAGCCAATTTTGAATTGATTGTACTGATTATGAATCatgtaaattgaattgaaattgcaTTGAAATGAAAGGAGAAAAAGTTATGTTGATTCATAAgctaaataaatatatcttaaaagtgataaataaagtgcattaatttacttttatttttgaagtgattgttatgaatataaaagatttatatgtataaaaaatcaaagttttttcatatacatgtatcacaaagaGATATATTTGATTGACACTAAATGCACattaagtatttaatttttttgaacttTCAGATAAGTTTATTAAGAAAGAAACTAGAAAAAAGAAGAGTTAAAATATCCAAGGTCTCAGAAAGGTATGGTATTGCATTAAGCTGATTGAAGTAAAGCTGATTTAAGTAAATAGTATATAAAGAATTGAATACATTGTATTGTGATTGTCTTATGTTGTTATATACATTGTAGAAGGAATTAAATTGGCTTTCACAAGTTCATTTACATTAAAATGAGAAACCACTTGACTACTGTATAtccggggttttttttggcGTGTCACAAAATATGCGAAAATTGGGAAAATctgtaacaattttaatttgcggcagtcattttttgtgatataaaaagttttcttatagaaaatgatacaggatataatttctgcgtattcCAATATTTGCGATTTAAAAGGGGTTGcgaaaaaagtgaaaattaaatcatcgtgaaaattaccggatatatGGTATGTTCCATAAGCGAGATCAGTATCAATTTTTCAGCTTAGTAAAAGGTGCAAACACCACATATAACAAATCAATAGAGTtctgtagtaaaaaaaaattgcaagtaGTAGTTTTAGTTAGACCTATACACCTTTATCACTTATCTTGTCAAAATGCAGACTTTTTTGTTTCAATCAATCAAAGTTATCAAGTGTGAATTGATTTGGTCAGTTGAAAAGATTTGTATAGTGCATTCAGATTTTGCAGTCTTCTCTATTTGCAatggttttgaaatttttatttttaagtttttgtttttttgaaatgatgatggatcaaacaatttatgaattagctttttggacaatttttttttccatatcctAAACCACAGAAAATTATTGGGTCTAGATTTAATTGTTGTGGAAACATTGATACAAGGTTGTCAATGTGTTTCATGCTGTCAATGATACTTGTCAGTAAAGTGATATGGACACATCAAATTTATTGCCACTGGATGGTTTACCGAGTTTAAATTTGGAAAAGACTGGcgaatttcaaaaattattatatgcTTTTctcttgcattttttttattgatcattaGCCTTCAGACTTGTATTACTTAATGCATGTACTTGATCATATAAAGTGCTCAGACAAGTAGGGAAAGTATTTTCTTCCCAAAAGGACTTCAAAATTTGTCAATGTAAATCAGTTCTGAAATTCATGTATTTAAGTTGGGTATTAATTCATAGGTTTTAATTCTTGGAGtttacagatatacatgtattcataaatTATCTTGAAACGGACATATTTCAATACAAATTGTCTCTTCATTTTGTAttcatttcatttgaaatacattttgttgttCCATAAGACGACCATTTCCTGTGATAAAGAAAATGTGTCTAAAAAGTTCATCTATTAAAATGGCAAATAAAAATGATCTACAAAGATTTTTGTGTCTTCTAATTAGTTTTGCTTTATCATTTGCAAATCTAACTCATATTTAACGTTAAGCTATATTGCAGAAATAAGATCAGATAGGTATGTCATCATAAAAGTAAATTATGTATGATACCTGTAATTTGCTCTCAACAGTTATCTAGCGTATTATGAGCAATATGCGGAGTATGACGCTTTTATAACCGCTCCAGACCCCTCCAATCCCTGGATATCTGATAGCACAGACTTCTGGGAACAGGAGAAAACTCTGTAAGTGAGCCTCCACACTGTAAATCAATTACAAAATAGACTAGCTGATATCATTTCTAATGCATTCTTACAATTATGTTATCTTTACTGCAATTTGCAACCATTGAATGCAGTAAAATGTGTTTCTGTTTGATAAatttgaaagaagaaaaaaattctggaaagaATATTGTATATAAGGTtcatgaatatgattttatgattaatttacatgtacatgtaattatggtTGTATGAAAAAGAATGGCAATGTAATATGATCCTATACATGattttcaatgtaaaatatttagaaatccACGAGATATACCACAGCGAAGGGTGAAGCGTTGGGCATTTAATATAGAGGAGTTACTCCAAGATCCGGCTGGGAAGGATCAGTTTAGTAAATTTTTAGACAAGGAATTTAGTGGAGAAAATCTTAAGTAAGTTAATACAGTTTTATGGATTAAGGCAATCAAAAGAATGTAGTACattgtaaaacttttaaagtagttacatgtaatatcttcATTAAAGAATGCTGTAAagatttttagatattttttgcaatCTGTGGCATACTGTCGTAAATGTGAGAATTTGTTTTACAGTTTTTTACAACAATTACAGATGTTAATACTGGATATtatattagatatgaaataatttattgttttatgtagATTTTGGTTGGCTTGTAAAGAATTGAAAGGGTTACCTATAAGAGAAGTTCACCGTAAAGTACATGAAATATTTACGTAAgtaaaatgtttgatatttgtTCTTATTTGTACCttattcatttttgtatttcatGGCAAAAAGTGCTCTTAGTAGAAaggtcttttttcttttttaattcatattttttaatgttcatgGATCCTTAGTCCCCTGAGTTTAAAAGTATCCTTAAAGTCATTGTAAAGATGTTTAATATGTTTCTCCAACGTTATGtatgaattgaaatgaaatttcacTATTTTATCTATGCATTTTTCAAAGCTTCAGCATATTTGTCCAACagaattgtaattttaaaaaaactataaaaagttgtatctgtttaaaaatttgactgGTGCATCGGATTGTTGAATCTTTCTGTGAATTGAAAGCATTAAACACAGCAATAGActaaacatttttcaataaatagaTATGACCCAATTAATTGagaatatttaaaagttatcgAGCTTAAGAGATGTCATCTAAATATCAATGGTTAAAAACAGTCATTTCATTTGTTTAGTAAATTCTTTCTATCTTATTTTTTCCTCAAATATTATGTACGTTAATTGCTTCGACGTTAATTGCTTCGAAAATCATCGTAAACACAGGTCTTATTTTTTTGTGCTGCATATTGTTAATAGTGGTAGCTACCATTCAGTTGAAGAATATTCTAACTTGTTCTCAAAAGATTTGTTGATTGTGACATAAAGACTCATTCTTGATTCTTTGTCAATACATTTTAAAGCATAACTTACGAGGTTTAGTAGGAAACGCCTGCATTTAATGTGAGAAAATCATAAAAAGAGTTGGTTAGTAAGGGCAACATTAATTGTTTCGTTTCTTCGAAAAAAATTTAGTCAAAATGGTGAAAGAAAGTAAGAGAAAAAACATAAAAGCAGCTGTTTGCCACAACTATCAATGTATTATCACAGAAATGGTATAAAACTACGAAGAAAATTAGAGAAGTAACATTACGTTTGCGTTATACACCAAAATAAATGTCCAGTGTAGCAATTACACCAATGCTGTACTCACATGGTGGAGAGCATAACGCATTATCAgataattacatttacataattgACCAGGAAGTGTGATTAGACTGTAATGAGTGTGGGTAATTTTAGGGAATTTCTGGCACCTGGTGCGCATAATCCGGTTAACGTTGACGGAACTATCACAGAACTTGTCAGGAACCGAATGGAAGTTAACCCAACGAGATACGTTTTTGACGAAGCTCAGGTAGAACTGGCAGCTTTTATTTGTGAATTAACTTCTTAATTGAGTTTAAGGACCATTATTTGCCATTTCTTTAATGACATTAAAGGAGAAACATGCCttgcaaaatgtttttatttttacacgtGATGCTATTTCTTTATTGATCTTCTAAGAAAAATAAACCAAGTTTGAGaacaaataattgtaaaaatgcTGAAACAAATATTTCTATCTCTTAGAAATAGTACATTTTGATTGTACAATTATATCTTAATACACACAATTTCTTATAgaagtctttttaaaaatattttcgttTTTAAATGCTAAGATATATGATTTGTAAATGAATTCTTCTATCCTTTTTCAGGAccatatatttaaattaatgaaaagtGATAGTTACAGTCGCTATCTACGATCTGACCAATATAAGGAATTCCTCAGTGGCACACGGAAAAAAGTAAGACTATTGCCTGCCATAGCAAGCAACTTTTCGGCATTCAAACACTCGT containing:
- the LOC105318013 gene encoding regulator of G-protein signaling 7 isoform X4, translated to MALTSSRPLYKQRTESLPNTLTSVMFGNGQINPEDNPNYLVYKKMERIVEMMQDESTGVPVRTVKSFMSKVPSVFTGADLITWIMKNIDVDDQVEAVHVATLMASHGYFFPIDDHYLIVKNDNTYYRFQTPCFWPSRCGEPENTDYAVYLCKRTMQNKQRLELADYEAENLARLQKMFSRKWEFIYMQAEAQAKVDKKRDKLERKVLDSQERAFWDVHRPVPGCVNTTEVDIKKACRMNRHPKMTRVSSMPNYAVPGGRLSPSISESDLFNPCDNIRHDISLLRKKLEKRRVKISKVSESYLAYYEQYAEYDAFITAPDPSNPWISDSTDFWEQEKTLNPRDIPQRRVKRWAFNIEELLQDPAGKDQFSKFLDKEFSGENLKFWLACKELKGLPIREVHRKVHEIFTEFLAPGAHNPVNVDGTITELVRNRMEVNPTRYVFDEAQDHIFKLMKSDSYSRYLRSDQYKEFLSGTRKKLVRMKSRKRLEIRKVAV
- the LOC105318013 gene encoding regulator of G-protein signaling 7 isoform X8 — its product is MMERIVEMMQDESTGVPVRTVKSFMSKVPSVFTGADLITWIMKNIDVDDQVEAVHVATLMASHGYFFPIDDHYLIVKNDNTYYRFQTPCFWPSRCGEPENTDYAVYLCKRTMQNKQRLELADYEAENLARLQKMFSRKWEFIYMQAEAQAKVDKKRDKLERKVLDSQERAFWDVHRPVPGCVNTTEVDIKKACRMNRHPKMTRVSSMPNYAVPGGRLSPSISESDLFNPCDNIRHDISLLRKKLEKRRVKISKVSESYLAYYEQYAEYDAFITAPDPSNPWISDSTDFWEQEKTLNPRDIPQRRVKRWAFNIEELLQDPAGKDQFSKFLDKEFSGENLKFWLACKELKGLPIREVHRKVHEIFTEFLAPGAHNPVNVDGTITELVRNRMEVNPTRYVFDEAQDHIFKLMKSDSYSRYLRSDQYKEFLSGTRKKLVRMKVGYYLSSRCANSQQSLFFLKAYTQCCQKLHS
- the LOC105318013 gene encoding regulator of G-protein signaling 7 isoform X1, which codes for MALTSSRPLYKQRTESLPNTLTSVMFGNGQINPEDNPNYLVYKKMERIVEMMQDESTGVPVRTVKSFMSKVPSVFTGADLITWIMKNIDVDDQVEAVHVATLMASHGYFFPIDDHYLIVKNDNTYYRFQTPCFWPSRCGEPENTDYAVYLCKRTMQNKQRLELADYEAENLARLQKMFSRKWEFIYMQAEAQAKVDKKRDKLERKVLDSQERAFWDVHRPVPGCVNTTEVDIKKACRMNRHPKMTRVSSMPNYAVPGGRLSPSISESDLFNPCDNIRHDISLLRKKLEKRRVKISKVSESYLAYYEQYAEYDAFITAPDPSNPWISDSTDFWEQEKTLNPRDIPQRRVKRWAFNIEELLQDPAGKDQFSKFLDKEFSGENLKFWLACKELKGLPIREVHRKVHEIFTEFLAPGAHNPVNVDGTITELVRNRMEVNPTRYVFDEAQDHIFKLMKSDSYSRYLRSDQYKEFLSGTRKKLVRMKVGYYLSSRCANSQQSLFFLKAYTQCCQKLHS
- the LOC105318013 gene encoding regulator of G-protein signaling 7 isoform X7; this encodes MALTSSRPLYKQRTESLPNTLTSVMFGNGQINPEDNPNYLVYKKMERIVEMMQDESTGVPVRTVKSFMSKVPSVFTGADLITWIMKNIDVDDQVEAVHVATLMASHGYFFPIDDHYLIVKNDNTYYRFQTPCFWPSRCGEPENTDYAVYLCKRTMQNKQRLELADYEAENLARLQKMFSRKWEFIYMQAEAQAKVDKKRDKLERKVLDSQERAFWDVHRPVPGCVNTTEVDIKKACRMNRHPKMTRVSSMPNYAVPGGRLSPSISESDLFNPCDNIRHDISLLRKKLEKRRVKISKVSESYLAYYEQYAEYDAFITAPDPSNPWISDSTDFWEQEKTLNPRDIPQRRVKRWAFNIEELLQDPAGKDQFSKFLDKEFSGENLKFWLACKELKGLPIREVHRKVHEIFTEFLAPGAHNPVNVDGTITELVRNRMEVNPTRYVFDEAQDHIFKLMKSDSYSRYLRSDQYKEFLSGTRKKSRKRLEIRKVAV
- the LOC105318013 gene encoding regulator of G-protein signaling 7 isoform X3, with translation MALTSSRPLYKQRTESLPNTLTSVMFGNGQINPEDNPNYLVYKKMERIVEMMQDESTGVPVRTVKSFMSKVPSVFTGADLITWIMKNIDVDDQVEAVHVATLMASHGYFFPIDDHYLIVKNDNTYYRFQTPCFWPSRCGEPENTDYAVYLCKRTMQNKQRLELADYEAENLARLQKMFSRKWEFIYMQAEAQAKVDKKRDKLERKVLDSQERAFWDVHRPVPGCVNTTEVDIKKACRMNRHPKMTRVSSMPNYAVPGGRLSPSISESDLFNPCDNIRHDISLLRKKLEKRRVKISKVSESYLAYYEQYAEYDAFITAPDPSNPWISDSTDFWEQEKTLNPRDIPQRRVKRWAFNIEELLQDPAGKDQFSKFLDKEFSGENLKFWLACKELKGLPIREVHRKVHEIFTEFLAPGAHNPVNVDGTITELVRNRMEVNPTRYVFDEAQDHIFKLMKSDSYSRYLRSDQYKEFLSGTRKKLVRMKTRSIIPKLPSLNLGGQ
- the LOC105318013 gene encoding regulator of G-protein signaling 7 isoform X6; the protein is MALTSSRPLYKQRTESLPNTLTSVMFGNGQINPEDNPNYLVYKKMERIVEMMQDESTGVPVRTVKSFMSKVPSVFTGADLITWIMKNIDVDDQVEAVHVATLMASHGYFFPIDDHYLIVKNDNTYYRFQTPCFWPSRCGEPENTDYAVYLCKRTMQNKQRLELADYEAENLARLQKMFSRKWEFIYMQAEAQAKVDKKRDKLERKVLDSQERAFWDVHRPVPGCVNTTEVDIKKACRMNRHPKMTRPNYAVPGGRLSPSISESDLFNPCDNIRHDISLLRKKLEKRRVKISKVSESYLAYYEQYAEYDAFITAPDPSNPWISDSTDFWEQEKTLNPRDIPQRRVKRWAFNIEELLQDPAGKDQFSKFLDKEFSGENLKFWLACKELKGLPIREVHRKVHEIFTEFLAPGAHNPVNVDGTITELVRNRMEVNPTRYVFDEAQDHIFKLMKSDSYSRYLRSDQYKEFLSGTRKKVRLLPAIASNFSAFKHS
- the LOC105318013 gene encoding regulator of G-protein signaling 7 isoform X5, translating into MALTSSRPLYKQRTESLPNTLTSVMFGNGQINPEDNPNYLVYKKMERIVEMMQDESTGVPVRTVKSFMSKVPSVFTGADLITWIMKNIDVDDQVEAVHVATLMASHGYFFPIDDHYLIVKNDNTYYRFQTPCFWPSRCGEPENTDYAVYLCKRTMQNKQRLELADYEAENLARLQKMFSRKWEFIYMQAEAQAKVDKKRDKLERKVLDSQERAFWDVHRPVPGCVNTTEVDIKKACRMNRHPKMTRVSSMPNYAVPGGRLSPSISESDLFNPCDNIRHDISLLRKKLEKRRVKISKVSESYLAYYEQYAEYDAFITAPDPSNPWISDSTDFWEQEKTLNPRDIPQRRVKRWAFNIEELLQDPAGKDQFSKFLDKEFSGENLKFWLACKELKGLPIREVHRKVHEIFTEFLAPGAHNPVNVDGTITELVRNRMEVNPTRYVFDEAQDHIFKLMKSDSYSRYLRSDQYKEFLSGTRKKTRSIIPKLPSLNLGGQ
- the LOC105318013 gene encoding regulator of G-protein signaling 7 isoform X2 gives rise to the protein MALTSSRPLYKQRTESLPNTLTSVMFGNGQINPEDNPNYLVYKKMERIVEMMQDESTGVPVRTVKSFMSKVPSVFTGADLITWIMKNIDVDDQVEAVHVATLMASHGYFFPIDDHYLIVKNDNTYYRFQTPCFWPSRCGEPENTDYAVYLCKRTMQNKQRLELADYEAENLARLQKMFSRKWEFIYMQAEAQAKVDKKRDKLERKVLDSQERAFWDVHRPVPGCVNTTEVDIKKACRMNRHPKMTRPNYAVPGGRLSPSISESDLFNPCDNIRHDISLLRKKLEKRRVKISKVSESYLAYYEQYAEYDAFITAPDPSNPWISDSTDFWEQEKTLNPRDIPQRRVKRWAFNIEELLQDPAGKDQFSKFLDKEFSGENLKFWLACKELKGLPIREVHRKVHEIFTEFLAPGAHNPVNVDGTITELVRNRMEVNPTRYVFDEAQDHIFKLMKSDSYSRYLRSDQYKEFLSGTRKKLVRMKVGYYLSSRCANSQQSLFFLKAYTQCCQKLHS
- the LOC105318013 gene encoding regulator of G-protein signaling 7 isoform X9 — its product is MERIVEMMQDESTGVPVRTVKSFMSKVPSVFTGADLITWIMKNIDVDDQVEAVHVATLMASHGYFFPIDDHYLIVKNDNTYYRFQTPCFWPSRCGEPENTDYAVYLCKRTMQNKQRLELADYEAENLARLQKMFSRKWEFIYMQAEAQAKVDKKRDKLERKVLDSQERAFWDVHRPVPGCVNTTEVDIKKACRMNRHPKMTRVSSMPNYAVPGGRLSPSISESDLFNPCDNIRHDISLLRKKLEKRRVKISKVSESYLAYYEQYAEYDAFITAPDPSNPWISDSTDFWEQEKTLNPRDIPQRRVKRWAFNIEELLQDPAGKDQFSKFLDKEFSGENLKFWLACKELKGLPIREVHRKVHEIFTEFLAPGAHNPVNVDGTITELVRNRMEVNPTRYVFDEAQDHIFKLMKSDSYSRYLRSDQYKEFLSGTRKKLVRMKVGYYLSSRCANSQQSLFFLKAYTQCCQKLHS